A stretch of the bacterium SCSIO 12827 genome encodes the following:
- a CDS encoding efflux RND transporter periplasmic adaptor subunit: protein MKTHSSRRVALGVLLIAVGTGAYFMLAGGPAADKPAAKAGGKPPTPVLVTQVTTRTMPVTIRAIGTIQALATVSVRSRVDGQIMETAFTEGQTVAKGDPLFHIDARPFQARLREAEANLARDRANLEKAQGDFQRYQSLSGKGFSSQQKFEEARAAVNSLSATIRAGQAAVDIAKLNLEFTTVRAPLGGRTGSVLVQAGNLVKADDQQPLVVINQVNPILAALSVPEGHLAEIKRRLAEGTLAVEATVPDSNRPPNRGRVVFINNAVDTQTGTILLKAEFDNTDGFLTPGQFVRVVIEMDSIQNAAVVPERAVQSGQKGNYVFVVNPADMTVQPRQVVLGPSIDDFVAIGDALKPGDTVVTDGQLRLFKGAKVTFKMDDAKRAKGEKKTGDAAPTATGGTGKAGG, encoded by the coding sequence ATGAAGACGCATTCGTCTCGGCGCGTGGCGCTTGGCGTCCTGCTGATTGCGGTCGGCACGGGTGCCTATTTCATGCTGGCTGGCGGGCCTGCCGCCGATAAACCTGCGGCCAAAGCGGGCGGCAAACCGCCGACACCGGTCCTTGTCACCCAGGTGACGACCCGCACGATGCCGGTCACCATCCGCGCCATCGGCACCATCCAGGCGCTGGCCACGGTGTCCGTTCGCTCCCGCGTCGACGGCCAGATCATGGAAACGGCCTTCACCGAAGGCCAGACCGTAGCCAAGGGCGATCCCCTGTTCCACATCGACGCCCGCCCCTTCCAGGCCCGCCTGCGCGAGGCCGAGGCCAACCTGGCCCGCGACCGCGCCAACCTGGAAAAAGCCCAGGGCGATTTTCAGCGCTACCAGTCGCTCAGCGGCAAAGGCTTCTCGTCACAGCAGAAGTTCGAGGAAGCACGGGCCGCCGTTAACAGCCTATCGGCGACCATCCGCGCCGGTCAGGCCGCCGTCGACATCGCCAAGCTGAACCTGGAATTCACGACCGTCCGCGCCCCCCTGGGCGGGCGCACGGGCAGCGTCCTGGTCCAGGCCGGCAACCTGGTCAAGGCCGACGACCAGCAGCCCCTGGTCGTCATCAATCAGGTCAACCCCATCCTGGCGGCCCTGTCCGTACCCGAGGGGCATCTGGCGGAAATCAAGCGGCGGCTTGCCGAGGGGACCCTGGCCGTCGAAGCCACCGTGCCCGACAGCAATCGCCCGCCGAACCGCGGCCGCGTCGTGTTCATCAACAACGCCGTCGACACGCAAACCGGCACGATCCTGCTGAAGGCCGAATTCGACAACACCGATGGGTTCCTCACCCCGGGGCAGTTCGTGCGCGTCGTCATCGAAATGGACTCGATCCAGAACGCCGCCGTGGTGCCCGAACGGGCCGTGCAGAGCGGCCAGAAAGGCAACTACGTCTTCGTCGTCAATCCGGCCGACATGACGGTGCAGCCCCGGCAGGTGGTCCTGGGGCCGTCGATCGACGATTTCGTGGCCATCGGCGACGCCCTGAAGCCGGGCGACACGGTCGTTACCGACGGTCAGTTGCGCCTGTTCAAGGGCGCCAAGGTGACGTTCAAAATGGACGACGCCAAGAGGGCCAAGGGCGAAAAGAAAACAGGCGACGCGGCGCCGACGGCAACCGGCGGCACAGGCAAGGCGGGCGGCTGA
- a CDS encoding VWA domain-containing protein: MTQLIENILKIITRLGACRRGGVAVFLALAIIPVIGFVGIGTDVARAYLVKSRLSSALDAAALAGGRSFFLPTRDADIDMFFNANFPAAYLGATVTGPLKFPDVDNETLELTASAVVPTSFMRILGFEDVSVSASSEVKRELIALDVVLAIDMSGSMTSGAIGGGSRIAAARTAAQTLVGILFGTAPDKDLLGIGLVPWNSKVNVTIDGTAYDPAMTTETAVAAYAHPVTGAAQSSVFTVNASPVPLLNDPGPDWTGCVFQRYADDGDDGNDGDALLGIGQIGDKDWVAWESIGPDGDPQPGWSNCTMAVGGNECGPCLSHGITPLQHSKAVIEGKIDALTSPRGQTNIPQGLGWAWRVLKPSAPFTEAIPDPPYRRQQAIVLLTDGENVGGSGDGYKGTWGTGGTAHDEMNSRLLALANNVKADGVIVYVIQFANNDEDLKNILKQVASGPEAPYYHLAPGAAELQTVFREVANHLTELRLSK; this comes from the coding sequence ATGACGCAACTCATTGAAAACATTTTAAAAATCATAACTCGGCTCGGTGCTTGCCGACGCGGCGGCGTCGCCGTTTTCCTTGCACTGGCCATTATTCCGGTCATCGGTTTCGTCGGTATCGGCACCGATGTGGCCCGTGCCTATCTGGTCAAGTCACGCCTGTCGTCGGCCCTCGACGCGGCGGCATTGGCCGGCGGACGGTCGTTCTTTCTGCCGACCCGCGACGCCGACATCGATATGTTCTTCAATGCCAACTTCCCGGCTGCCTATCTCGGTGCCACGGTAACCGGGCCACTCAAGTTCCCCGACGTCGATAACGAGACCTTGGAGCTGACCGCCTCGGCCGTGGTTCCGACCAGCTTCATGCGTATTCTGGGGTTTGAGGACGTCAGCGTGTCCGCCTCCTCCGAGGTCAAACGCGAGCTGATCGCCCTGGACGTGGTGCTGGCCATCGACATGTCCGGGTCCATGACGTCGGGCGCCATCGGCGGCGGATCGCGCATCGCCGCCGCACGCACGGCCGCCCAGACCCTGGTCGGCATCTTGTTCGGCACGGCGCCGGACAAGGACCTTCTGGGCATCGGCCTAGTGCCCTGGAATTCCAAGGTCAACGTGACCATTGATGGGACGGCCTATGATCCCGCCATGACGACCGAGACCGCCGTCGCCGCCTATGCGCACCCAGTGACGGGGGCCGCGCAAAGCAGCGTGTTCACGGTCAACGCCTCGCCCGTACCGCTGCTGAACGATCCCGGCCCCGATTGGACCGGCTGTGTGTTTCAGCGTTATGCGGATGACGGCGACGACGGCAACGACGGCGATGCCCTGCTCGGCATCGGCCAGATCGGGGACAAGGACTGGGTCGCCTGGGAGTCCATCGGACCGGACGGCGATCCGCAGCCCGGCTGGAGCAATTGCACCATGGCCGTGGGCGGCAACGAATGCGGTCCCTGCCTGAGCCACGGCATCACACCGCTGCAGCATTCCAAGGCCGTCATCGAAGGCAAGATCGATGCCCTGACCTCGCCCCGGGGGCAGACCAACATTCCCCAGGGCCTGGGCTGGGCCTGGCGGGTACTGAAACCGTCAGCCCCCTTCACCGAGGCGATCCCCGATCCCCCTTACCGCCGCCAGCAGGCCATCGTGCTGTTGACCGACGGCGAAAACGTCGGCGGATCGGGCGACGGTTACAAAGGAACCTGGGGCACGGGCGGCACCGCCCACGACGAAATGAACAGCCGCCTGCTGGCCCTGGCAAACAACGTCAAGGCCGACGGCGTCATCGTCTACGTCATACAATTCGCCAACAACGACGAAGACCTGAAGAACATCCTCAAGCAGGTCGCGAGCGGCCCCGAGGCCCCCTATTATCACTTGGCGCCGGGGGCGGCGGAACTGCAGACAGTGTTCCGCGAAGTCGCCAATCACCTGACCGAACTGCGGCTGTCGAAGTAA
- a CDS encoding Flp family type IVb pilin: MKTTITKLLKDESGATAIEYGLIAALVSVAAIGALTTMGESLETMFTTVSGKLDEAVSE; the protein is encoded by the coding sequence ATGAAGACCACGATCACAAAACTGTTGAAGGATGAGTCCGGTGCCACGGCCATCGAATACGGCCTGATCGCCGCCCTGGTATCGGTCGCCGCCATCGGTGCCCTGACCACCATGGGCGAGTCCCTCGAGACCATGTTCACGACCGTTTCGGGCAAGCTTGACGAAGCCGTCAGCGAGTAA
- a CDS encoding prepilin peptidase, translating into MSLTAAIHAFPLALFTGLLGLAALTDLQEYRIPNSVTLAVAALFPVYALLPGAGVDVAGALAVGAAVLAGGTVLFALGVLGGGDVKLMAAVSLWVGPSACLDFILVTALFGGGIALIQISHWRLAVAQVLADRGETGVAHTLLGRDVPYAVAIVAATFVTMPVPPLLGATPALAG; encoded by the coding sequence ATGTCCCTTACGGCCGCCATTCATGCATTTCCCCTGGCGTTGTTTACCGGTCTGCTCGGCCTGGCCGCACTGACCGATCTTCAGGAATACCGAATTCCAAATTCGGTGACCTTGGCCGTCGCGGCCCTGTTTCCCGTCTATGCCCTGCTGCCGGGCGCCGGTGTCGATGTCGCCGGTGCGCTGGCCGTTGGTGCCGCGGTCTTGGCCGGCGGCACGGTGCTGTTCGCGTTGGGTGTGTTGGGGGGCGGCGACGTGAAATTGATGGCCGCTGTAAGTCTCTGGGTCGGTCCGTCGGCATGCCTTGATTTCATCCTCGTCACGGCATTGTTCGGGGGGGGCATCGCCCTGATTCAAATCTCGCACTGGCGTCTGGCCGTTGCCCAGGTTCTCGCCGATCGGGGAGAAACGGGCGTCGCCCATACCTTGCTTGGCCGTGACGTGCCCTATGCCGTGGCCATTGTCGCCGCCACCTTCGTCACCATGCCCGTGCCGCCCTTGCTGGGCGCCACCCCGGCGCTGGCCGGTTAG
- the cpaB gene encoding Flp pilus assembly protein CpaB, giving the protein MSPISLRGILLIIMALTAAVGTALFARNWIAQQQAAFKARPMQTAPATETRRVLVAKQTMEAGRFVRAEDLRWTAWPKDGVAEGYVVEGAAPKGLKPAPNAADGGKSNTHGTAVFDGAVVRTRITAGEPVTALKLVQPGERGFLAAVLKPGKRAVSVPVNATTGIAGFIFPGDQVDVIFIGQMRLETRRGDAEGSKVKKIEFSETLLSGARVIAMDQKVEAGDGQAKVAKTATLEVTPKQAEKVALALKMGGVSLSLHSLARHDNAGVGQDRFADVAQAVGAMETGAAPQDQSGSYTLEFDIMSMLGDKRFGPGARARGVNVIRADKAEQANF; this is encoded by the coding sequence ATGTCCCCGATCTCCCTGCGCGGAATTCTGCTGATCATCATGGCGTTGACGGCGGCCGTCGGTACGGCGCTGTTCGCCCGCAACTGGATCGCCCAACAGCAGGCAGCGTTCAAGGCCCGGCCGATGCAAACCGCCCCGGCCACGGAAACCCGCCGGGTCCTGGTCGCCAAACAAACCATGGAGGCCGGCCGCTTCGTGCGTGCCGAGGATCTGCGTTGGACCGCATGGCCCAAGGACGGCGTTGCCGAAGGCTATGTCGTCGAGGGCGCGGCGCCGAAAGGGCTGAAGCCCGCGCCGAATGCCGCCGACGGTGGAAAATCCAATACCCATGGCACGGCCGTGTTCGACGGCGCCGTCGTGCGTACCCGCATCACGGCGGGCGAACCGGTGACGGCGCTGAAGCTGGTGCAGCCGGGCGAGCGCGGCTTCCTGGCGGCGGTGCTGAAGCCCGGCAAGCGCGCTGTTTCGGTGCCTGTCAACGCGACCACGGGGATCGCCGGGTTCATTTTTCCGGGTGACCAGGTCGACGTCATCTTCATCGGCCAGATGCGCTTGGAAACCCGGCGCGGCGATGCCGAGGGCAGCAAGGTGAAGAAGATCGAGTTTTCCGAAACGCTGTTGTCCGGTGCGCGCGTCATCGCCATGGATCAGAAGGTCGAGGCCGGTGACGGTCAGGCCAAGGTGGCAAAGACCGCGACCCTGGAGGTCACGCCCAAGCAGGCGGAAAAGGTCGCCCTGGCCCTGAAGATGGGTGGGGTTAGCCTGAGCCTGCATTCCCTGGCCCGTCACGATAATGCGGGCGTCGGCCAGGACCGTTTCGCGGATGTCGCACAGGCCGTCGGCGCCATGGAAACCGGGGCCGCGCCGCAGGACCAGAGCGGCAGCTACACCCTTGAATTCGACATCATGAGCATGCTCGGCGACAAGCGTTTCGGCCCGGGTGCGCGTGCGCGCGGGGTCAACGTGATCCGCGCCGACAAGGCCGAACAGGCCAATTTCTGA
- a CDS encoding type II and III secretion system protein family protein: MRPQAMDIFDNRPRPREIKRWSRLILAAGVLLALIMAMLFAPPLAAFASAQGLDAGRVEVISPAGANIKMEVNKGRLVRLLRPASTVFIADPRIADVQVKSPSLVYLFAKAPGETTLYAVDQAERVLANVDITVGHNLSRLRDALAKLAPDHDVTVDSIDGALIVDGIVPTASKAEDIRRLAVSFAGAPENVINRLGVDAPNQVNLRVRVAEVSRDVDKQLGFNWSAVGSIGAFAFGVATANPFAANVISQTLTANPGTFSAGNGKFTFDVNGVIDALEEEGLVTVLAEPNLTAMSGETASFLAGGEFPILVPEGNDRVVIEFKEFGVSLAFTPTISGDSRINLHVRPEVSQLSNANAVTLNNFQIPSLTTRRAETTVELGSGQSFAIAGLLQNNVTHSISEFPGLGDVPVLGSLFKSDRFQREESELVIIVTPYIVKPAPSRKLAAPTDGYQAPHDIERIIGGSTGRHADAPAKPRTVTKNGRALIGPVGFTFED; this comes from the coding sequence ATGCGACCCCAGGCGATGGACATCTTTGACAATCGGCCCAGGCCCCGCGAGATCAAGCGGTGGAGCCGCCTAATCCTGGCCGCCGGCGTCTTGCTGGCCCTGATAATGGCGATGCTGTTCGCACCGCCGCTGGCCGCTTTTGCCTCGGCCCAGGGCCTGGACGCGGGCCGGGTCGAAGTCATTAGCCCTGCCGGCGCCAACATCAAGATGGAGGTCAACAAGGGCCGCCTGGTGCGCCTGTTGCGTCCGGCCTCGACCGTGTTCATCGCCGATCCGCGCATCGCCGACGTACAGGTCAAGTCGCCGTCCCTGGTCTACCTGTTCGCCAAGGCACCGGGCGAGACGACTTTGTATGCCGTCGATCAGGCCGAACGCGTACTGGCCAATGTCGACATCACCGTCGGCCACAACCTGTCGCGCCTGCGTGACGCCCTTGCCAAGCTGGCGCCGGACCACGACGTCACGGTCGACAGCATCGATGGCGCGCTGATCGTCGACGGCATCGTGCCTACCGCAAGCAAGGCCGAAGATATTCGACGTCTCGCCGTGTCCTTCGCGGGGGCGCCGGAAAACGTCATCAACCGCTTGGGCGTCGACGCCCCTAACCAGGTCAACCTGCGGGTCCGTGTCGCCGAGGTGTCGCGCGACGTCGACAAGCAGTTGGGATTCAATTGGAGTGCCGTCGGCTCCATCGGCGCCTTCGCCTTCGGTGTCGCGACAGCAAATCCCTTCGCGGCGAATGTCATCAGCCAAACCCTGACCGCCAATCCGGGGACGTTTTCCGCCGGCAACGGCAAGTTCACTTTCGACGTGAACGGCGTGATCGACGCGTTGGAAGAAGAGGGCTTGGTCACCGTCCTGGCCGAACCCAACCTGACGGCCATGTCCGGCGAGACGGCCAGCTTCCTCGCGGGCGGAGAATTCCCGATCCTGGTGCCGGAGGGCAACGACCGGGTGGTCATCGAGTTCAAGGAATTCGGCGTGTCGCTGGCCTTCACGCCGACGATTTCCGGCGACAGCCGCATCAACCTGCACGTCCGGCCCGAGGTCAGCCAACTGTCCAACGCCAATGCCGTGACCCTGAATAACTTCCAGATCCCGTCGTTGACCACGCGCCGGGCGGAAACCACGGTGGAACTGGGCAGCGGCCAAAGCTTTGCCATTGCCGGGCTGTTGCAGAACAACGTGACCCACAGCATTTCCGAATTTCCCGGGCTCGGCGACGTGCCGGTGCTGGGCAGCCTGTTCAAGTCCGACCGCTTTCAGCGCGAGGAATCCGAGCTGGTCATCATCGTCACCCCCTACATCGTCAAGCCGGCGCCGTCGCGCAAATTGGCTGCCCCCACGGACGGCTATCAGGCGCCCCACGACATCGAACGCATCATCGGCGGCTCCACGGGCCGCCACGCCGACGCCCCGGCCAAGCCCCGGACCGTGACAAAGAACGGCCGGGCGCTGATCGGTCCCGTCGGATTCACCTTCGAGGATTGA
- a CDS encoding pilus assembly protein CpaE has translation MTPAPEKKLAPTAASKPKPFMAFVMDEITRSQLERAAEDAGFAGDVYVGDTDAALATLAEVVPARYLVLDLADRTDLVAAVNDFAEVCQPDTRVLVLGAVNDVAVYRALVDLGVSDYLVKPVAGPQLTAALARLGAEAQPDTGDKAASAVRCGTVTGVVSARGGAGASTVAVNLAWALSVEAPGKCALVDLDLRFGTAAMMLDLEPGRGFKEALDNPGRIDSLFMERAMVRATDNLSLLAGEEDVSAEPAVAEGALDVLFDRLAGAFDHVVADLPRWRLGDHVKHLDRLFLVTEPTLAGLRDALRLKDAALALAGTDLPVQIVLNKGGATKKGELTEADAVKGGLPKPAYVLPDETKVQAQAQATGKPMVQIAPRAKASKVIVEMARDLALDDSDAVPTRSLFGLILGGRA, from the coding sequence ATGACCCCGGCCCCGGAAAAGAAGCTTGCCCCTACAGCGGCCAGCAAGCCCAAGCCCTTCATGGCCTTCGTCATGGACGAGATCACGCGCAGTCAGCTTGAGCGCGCGGCCGAGGATGCGGGCTTTGCCGGCGACGTTTATGTGGGCGACACGGATGCGGCCCTCGCCACTCTGGCCGAGGTCGTTCCTGCCCGTTACTTGGTTCTTGATCTTGCCGACCGCACGGACCTGGTTGCGGCCGTGAACGACTTTGCCGAGGTCTGCCAGCCGGACACCCGGGTTCTGGTTTTGGGCGCGGTGAACGACGTCGCGGTCTACCGCGCCTTGGTCGATCTCGGCGTGTCCGACTATCTGGTCAAACCGGTGGCCGGGCCGCAATTGACAGCGGCCCTGGCGCGCCTGGGGGCAGAGGCGCAGCCGGATACGGGCGACAAGGCGGCCTCGGCCGTCAGGTGCGGCACGGTCACGGGCGTCGTGTCCGCGCGGGGTGGGGCAGGGGCCAGCACGGTTGCCGTGAACTTGGCCTGGGCGTTGTCGGTCGAAGCGCCGGGAAAATGCGCCCTGGTCGATCTCGATCTGCGGTTCGGCACCGCCGCCATGATGCTGGACCTGGAGCCGGGACGCGGCTTCAAGGAAGCGCTCGACAACCCGGGGCGCATCGACAGCCTGTTCATGGAACGCGCCATGGTGCGCGCCACGGACAATCTGTCCCTGCTGGCCGGGGAAGAAGACGTGTCGGCTGAACCGGCGGTTGCCGAGGGGGCCCTTGATGTCTTGTTTGACCGGTTGGCGGGCGCCTTCGACCATGTGGTGGCGGATCTGCCGCGTTGGCGCCTGGGCGATCACGTGAAGCATCTGGACCGCCTTTTCCTGGTGACCGAACCGACCCTGGCCGGCCTGCGCGATGCGCTGCGCCTGAAGGATGCGGCCTTGGCCTTGGCCGGCACCGACCTGCCGGTGCAGATCGTCCTCAACAAGGGCGGGGCGACGAAGAAGGGCGAATTGACGGAGGCTGATGCGGTCAAGGGCGGGCTGCCCAAGCCGGCCTATGTGTTGCCTGATGAGACCAAGGTGCAGGCCCAGGCCCAGGCCACGGGCAAGCCCATGGTGCAGATCGCCCCTCGGGCCAAGGCGTCCAAGGTGATCGTCGAGATGGCCCGCGATCTGGCGCTTGATGACAGCGACGCGGTTCCGACGAGGTCTCTGTTTGGTCTGATCCTCGGCGGCCGGGCTTAG